In the genome of Pirellulales bacterium, one region contains:
- a CDS encoding FAD-binding oxidoreductase, which translates to MTAGEVLPLTATVEPATQSELVEQVRAAFGSDTPLYPIGGGTSLGYGVPPKQKGLGVRLTGLNRIVDYPARDMTITVEAGITMSVLAAELAREGQRLPVDAAQSDRATLGGLIATNFSGPRRYGYGTLRDYVIGISAVDGRGTPFKAGGRVVKNVAGYDLCKLLTGSLGTLAVISQVTLKVRPGCEATAFIECRPADWDAAERLLAGLVTSRTMPVAIELLRGPYWQENAGDGGDDSAVGQLLVGFEGSKLEVDWQIEQLGREWREQAVEVAADHRDEMAANLWRRLTEFSAQSAPLVLKAHLRPSAVTSFMQLLVRIEPRASLQAHAGNGTIIASLAEFSAGDAARVIVQQLQPAAVAAGGGLVVLSCAAGELTRQATWGNAPGDAALMRAVKEQFDPKGLLNPGRFVYGV; encoded by the coding sequence ATGACGGCCGGCGAAGTTTTGCCGCTCACGGCCACGGTTGAGCCGGCCACGCAGAGCGAGCTGGTGGAGCAGGTTCGGGCGGCGTTCGGTTCCGACACGCCGCTGTACCCCATCGGTGGCGGCACCAGCCTCGGCTACGGTGTGCCGCCCAAGCAAAAGGGGCTGGGAGTGCGACTGACCGGTCTGAACCGGATCGTCGATTACCCCGCGCGCGACATGACGATCACGGTCGAAGCCGGCATCACGATGAGCGTGCTGGCCGCCGAGTTGGCGCGGGAGGGGCAACGGTTGCCGGTCGATGCGGCCCAGTCCGACCGGGCGACGCTGGGCGGCCTGATCGCCACGAACTTCAGCGGGCCGCGCCGCTATGGCTACGGCACGCTGCGCGACTACGTGATCGGCATCAGCGCCGTCGATGGCCGCGGCACGCCGTTCAAGGCCGGCGGGCGGGTGGTGAAAAACGTCGCCGGCTACGATCTTTGCAAGCTGCTCACGGGGTCGCTGGGCACGTTGGCCGTCATCAGCCAGGTGACGCTCAAAGTCCGTCCGGGGTGCGAAGCGACGGCGTTTATCGAGTGTCGCCCGGCCGACTGGGACGCTGCCGAGCGACTGCTGGCCGGGCTGGTCACCTCGCGCACCATGCCGGTCGCCATCGAGTTGCTGCGCGGGCCGTATTGGCAAGAAAACGCGGGGGACGGTGGTGACGACTCGGCGGTCGGGCAATTGTTGGTTGGCTTCGAAGGGAGCAAGTTGGAGGTCGATTGGCAGATCGAGCAGTTGGGTCGCGAATGGCGCGAGCAAGCCGTGGAGGTCGCGGCGGACCATCGCGATGAGATGGCCGCGAATCTGTGGCGGCGGCTCACCGAGTTTTCGGCGCAGAGCGCGCCGCTGGTGCTCAAGGCCCATCTGCGGCCGAGCGCCGTGACGTCGTTTATGCAACTGCTGGTGCGGATCGAGCCGCGGGCGTCGCTTCAGGCGCACGCCGGCAACGGCACGATCATCGCGAGTCTGGCGGAATTCTCGGCCGGGGACGCGGCGAGGGTGATCGTGCAGCAACTTCAGCCCGCGGCCGTGGCGGCCGGGGGCGGGCTGGTCGTTTTGTCGTGTGCGGCCGGGGAGCTGACGCGCCAGGCCACCTGGGGCAACGCCCCCGGCGACGCGGCCCTGATGCGCGCCGTGAAGGAGCAGTTCGATCCGAAGGGGCTGTTGAATCCGGGGAGGTTCGTGTATGGCGTGTGA
- a CDS encoding DUF2283 domain-containing protein: MSIVYQTSGLGLSVQAREDGSLQAAYLRISDKQVARTEEVVESVLLIDFDHDGQLVGIEILAPVQISQVMELANRLDASQRQSFKNFVKSSAPPALVLT; the protein is encoded by the coding sequence ATGTCGATAGTTTACCAGACGTCGGGACTGGGGCTGAGCGTACAGGCCCGTGAAGACGGATCGCTCCAAGCCGCGTACCTTCGCATCTCCGACAAGCAGGTGGCTCGGACCGAAGAAGTCGTCGAATCGGTGCTGCTGATTGATTTCGACCACGATGGGCAGCTTGTGGGCATTGAGATCCTGGCCCCGGTGCAAATCTCGCAGGTCATGGAACTAGCCAATCGGCTCGACGCATCCCAGCGCCAGTCCTTCAAGAATTTCGTCAAATCGTCTGCGCCGCCCGCGCTGGTTCTGACATAG
- a CDS encoding DUF4258 domain-containing protein yields MAASQKQIEFTAHADAQMAARAVSRNQVANTIRQPTTKKAGNTQYTQRLERDFPPNRRLVVIVEELGDKIKVVTTYWQQITK; encoded by the coding sequence GTGGCTGCATCCCAAAAACAAATCGAGTTCACTGCCCACGCTGACGCGCAAATGGCTGCGAGGGCGGTGAGCCGCAATCAGGTCGCCAACACCATTCGGCAACCGACCACAAAAAAGGCGGGGAACACGCAATACACTCAGCGGCTCGAACGCGATTTTCCTCCGAACCGTCGGCTGGTTGTCATCGTTGAAGAGTTAGGGGACAAGATCAAGGTCGTTACCACCTACTGGCAGCAGATTACGAAATAG